The following proteins are encoded in a genomic region of Inquilinus sp. KBS0705:
- a CDS encoding glycoside hydrolase family 92 protein, which produces MIRNLIKYIMLAAVLCTNTKTWAQYSKYVNPFIGTSATGHTFPGATVPFGMVQLSPETGNFGWQYCSGYRYEDTVITGFAHTHLSGTGGVDLGDVLFFPFRGDAPKVFTSGFSKSTEKAAPGYYTVVLPRDNIKAELTASAHTGVHRYTFNKAGQSHILVDMQSGLVDAPEQLETHVNEGSIKVIDSHTISGYAFTSLWVDKQVYFTARFSKAFSGYHFIDGEARRRLVIDFKTTAGEEVEARVGISGVSVAGATNNLAETANKSFETVKKDANKIWNNYLGKLKAEGTNQQKITFYTSLYHTLIQPNNIADLDGKYRGADSLVHQSADKVFYSTFSLWDTYRAAHPLYTLLLPDKAGQMVESMLQHFNATKLLPIWTLWGKESYAMIGNHSIPVIVDASLKGIPGFNRAKAFEAIKYTLTHNKNPKYDWSLYLRYGYLPSDTVKREAVSRTLEAAYDDWCAAQLAKALHKQADYAYFMRRSRFYKNLFDKSTNLMRGRLTNGDWVKPFAHLDSGQLATGGDYTEGNAWQYVWQVQQDIPGLIKLMGGKKAFSNKLDSLFSMESKVFGKGSTLDVTGLIGQYAHGNEPVHHVAYLYTLAGNPAKTQQMVRQIADQFYLNTPEGLSGNDDCGQMSAWYVFAAMGFYPVNPADGHYVFGAPQLPKITMSLPGNKVFTIEARGLSATRKYVQSISLNGKPYLQNYISHQSIMKGGHLVFVMSDKPKAAGFKTSGSSSTCEL; this is translated from the coding sequence ATGATACGGAATTTGATCAAATATATAATGCTTGCTGCTGTGCTGTGTACAAATACAAAAACATGGGCGCAATACAGCAAATATGTAAACCCTTTTATCGGCACATCGGCAACAGGGCATACCTTTCCGGGGGCTACTGTTCCGTTTGGTATGGTGCAGCTAAGCCCCGAAACCGGCAACTTTGGGTGGCAGTATTGCTCTGGTTACCGGTACGAAGATACGGTGATAACCGGCTTTGCCCACACGCATTTGAGCGGTACGGGCGGTGTCGATCTGGGCGACGTGCTGTTTTTTCCCTTCCGGGGCGATGCGCCAAAGGTATTTACCAGCGGCTTCTCTAAATCAACAGAAAAAGCGGCTCCGGGCTACTACACAGTAGTTTTGCCGCGCGATAATATTAAGGCCGAGCTTACCGCATCGGCCCATACCGGCGTACACCGGTACACTTTTAATAAAGCCGGGCAGTCGCATATTTTAGTAGATATGCAAAGCGGGCTGGTTGATGCACCGGAGCAATTGGAAACGCACGTAAACGAAGGCAGTATTAAAGTGATAGATAGCCACACCATTAGCGGCTATGCCTTTACCAGCCTTTGGGTAGATAAGCAAGTGTATTTTACCGCGCGTTTCAGCAAGGCATTTAGCGGTTACCATTTTATTGATGGCGAAGCCCGCAGGCGACTGGTTATCGATTTTAAAACCACCGCGGGCGAAGAGGTAGAAGCAAGGGTGGGCATATCCGGCGTAAGCGTGGCGGGGGCGACTAACAACCTGGCCGAAACAGCAAACAAAAGCTTTGAAACGGTTAAAAAAGATGCCAATAAAATATGGAACAACTACCTGGGTAAGCTAAAGGCCGAAGGTACGAACCAGCAAAAAATCACGTTTTACACCAGCCTGTACCATACCCTTATACAGCCCAATAACATAGCCGATTTGGATGGCAAATACCGCGGTGCGGATAGCCTGGTGCATCAATCGGCAGATAAGGTGTTTTACTCTACCTTCTCGTTATGGGATACCTACCGCGCGGCGCATCCGCTGTATACCCTGCTGTTACCTGATAAAGCGGGGCAGATGGTAGAGAGTATGCTGCAGCATTTTAACGCCACCAAACTATTACCCATCTGGACGCTATGGGGAAAGGAGAGCTATGCCATGATAGGCAACCACTCTATCCCGGTTATTGTGGACGCCAGTCTGAAAGGCATCCCCGGTTTTAACAGGGCAAAAGCCTTTGAAGCCATCAAATACACGCTCACCCACAACAAAAACCCCAAATACGACTGGAGCCTGTACCTGCGCTATGGTTACCTGCCATCAGACACCGTTAAGCGCGAGGCGGTATCGCGGACTTTAGAGGCCGCTTATGATGATTGGTGCGCGGCCCAACTGGCCAAAGCACTGCACAAACAGGCCGATTATGCCTACTTTATGCGGCGGTCGCGGTTTTATAAGAACCTGTTTGATAAATCGACCAACCTGATGCGGGGCAGGCTGACCAACGGCGATTGGGTAAAGCCCTTTGCCCATTTGGATAGCGGCCAGCTGGCTACCGGCGGCGATTATACCGAAGGCAATGCCTGGCAATATGTTTGGCAGGTGCAGCAGGATATACCCGGACTGATCAAACTGATGGGTGGCAAAAAAGCATTCTCCAATAAGCTGGATTCGCTGTTCAGCATGGAATCAAAGGTGTTTGGCAAAGGCTCTACCCTGGATGTTACCGGGCTGATAGGCCAGTATGCCCATGGCAACGAGCCGGTGCATCATGTAGCCTATTTATATACGCTGGCAGGCAACCCGGCCAAAACCCAGCAAATGGTTAGGCAAATAGCCGACCAGTTTTACCTGAATACCCCCGAGGGCCTATCCGGCAACGACGATTGCGGGCAAATGTCGGCCTGGTATGTGTTTGCAGCCATGGGCTTTTACCCCGTTAACCCGGCGGACGGGCATTATGTGTTCGGTGCGCCGCAGTTGCCTAAAATAACCATGAGCCTGCCCGGCAATAAAGTGTTTACCATCGAGGCCAGGGGACTATCGGCCACCCGTAAATATGTGCAAAGCATCAGCCTTAACGGCAAGCCTTATCTGCAAAACTACATTAGCCACCAAAGCATCATGAAGGGCGGGCATTTGGTGTTTGTGATGAGTGATAAGCCAAAAGCAGCGGGGTTTAAAACCTCAGGGTCCTCTTCGACCTGCGAATTATAA
- a CDS encoding glycosyl hydrolase yields the protein MLKRIQLCLILLLAITAANAQLYKNPKATVAARVKDLLARMTLEEKVAQMSMSPLKSSTDSKIAYGFVESPFVTVGEVASQSIAAKQYAKQNTRLGIPLIQIGEALHGQLTGGATIFPQAIAQGSTWNPALIEKMGSVIAYEATSSGVDQALSPLFDLIRDPRFGRVEECLAEDPYLVGRLGSAFVTGMQGTAAQSRIGIGKDKVMTTAKHFAAYSIPVAGINLGPASVGERELRSVFLPPFRDAVQKANIYSVMPSYNEIDGVPAHANNFLLRQILRTEWGFKGFVFSDYEGLSMLYSFHRIVKDAEGAALRGISAGVDVEAPKPDAYAQLIKLVKAGKVKQAAIDTAVSRILTAKFKAGLFEKPLVDTTQLKVRVHTREHVALSQQIAEESIILLKNDKQLLPLNINNLKSLAVIGPNANQVQYGDYSSTRDSRSGTTILDGIKQLAGNKLTVNFAKGCDLSSMDKSGFDEALNAANKSDAVVVVLGTTSVVFSGIGWNGHTPEGEPKDPFTCGEGYDVSDISPQGVQRELLQTLYKTGKPIILVLVHGRPWSISWEKENIPAILEAWYPGEKGGSAVANILFGRVNPSGRLNVSIPQSTGHIPVFYNHVSSGRGFYHNPGSASKPGQDYVFASTDALFPFGFGLSYTSFTYSNLKTSKAIFAKGDQVEVSVQVSNTGAVAGKEVVQLYLGNKVNSVTTPVMALKGFDKIDLKPGETRTVKFTLTPDDIGIWNAAMKWVTEPGTFDVMIGRSATDIVLKQTLEYKE from the coding sequence ATGCTTAAAAGAATACAATTGTGCCTTATACTATTGTTAGCTATCACCGCGGCAAATGCCCAGTTATATAAAAACCCCAAAGCAACTGTTGCCGCGCGTGTAAAAGACCTGCTTGCCCGCATGACACTGGAAGAAAAGGTAGCCCAAATGAGCATGAGTCCGCTAAAAAGCTCAACCGATAGTAAAATAGCCTATGGCTTTGTCGAGAGTCCTTTTGTAACCGTTGGCGAGGTTGCTTCGCAATCCATAGCGGCAAAACAATACGCTAAACAAAATACCCGGCTGGGCATACCACTCATACAAATAGGCGAGGCACTGCACGGGCAGCTGACTGGCGGGGCAACCATATTCCCACAGGCTATTGCACAGGGCAGCACCTGGAACCCCGCATTGATTGAAAAGATGGGTTCGGTTATTGCCTACGAGGCTACGTCATCGGGTGTGGACCAGGCACTATCGCCGTTGTTCGATCTGATACGCGACCCGCGCTTTGGCCGGGTAGAAGAGTGCTTAGCCGAGGACCCTTACCTGGTGGGCCGCCTGGGCAGCGCCTTTGTAACGGGTATGCAAGGCACGGCAGCACAAAGCCGCATAGGCATTGGTAAAGATAAAGTAATGACCACAGCTAAACACTTCGCGGCGTATAGCATACCCGTAGCAGGCATCAACTTAGGGCCTGCATCGGTAGGCGAGCGCGAACTGCGGTCGGTATTTTTACCGCCCTTTAGGGATGCGGTGCAAAAGGCAAACATCTACTCGGTAATGCCATCGTATAACGAGATTGACGGCGTACCCGCCCATGCTAATAACTTTTTGCTTAGGCAAATACTGCGTACCGAGTGGGGTTTTAAGGGCTTCGTTTTTTCGGATTACGAGGGCTTAAGTATGTTATACTCCTTCCATCGCATTGTTAAGGATGCCGAGGGTGCCGCTTTACGCGGCATAAGTGCAGGGGTGGATGTTGAAGCGCCCAAGCCCGATGCTTATGCGCAATTGATTAAACTGGTTAAGGCGGGTAAAGTAAAGCAAGCTGCAATTGATACGGCTGTTAGCCGCATACTCACCGCCAAATTTAAGGCCGGATTGTTTGAGAAACCCCTGGTCGATACCACCCAACTAAAAGTAAGGGTGCATACGCGCGAGCACGTGGCCTTATCACAGCAAATAGCCGAAGAATCTATCATCCTGTTAAAAAACGATAAGCAGCTTTTACCGCTGAATATCAATAACCTTAAATCGCTGGCGGTAATTGGCCCTAATGCCAACCAGGTGCAGTACGGCGATTACAGCTCTACCCGCGACAGCCGTTCGGGTACTACCATATTGGATGGCATAAAACAACTGGCCGGCAATAAGCTCACCGTTAACTTCGCCAAAGGCTGCGACCTGTCGTCGATGGATAAAAGTGGTTTTGATGAGGCCCTAAACGCAGCTAATAAAAGCGATGCGGTGGTAGTGGTGTTAGGCACCACCAGCGTAGTATTTTCGGGCATTGGTTGGAACGGCCACACACCCGAAGGAGAGCCTAAAGACCCATTTACCTGCGGCGAGGGTTACGATGTAAGCGATATCAGTCCGCAAGGCGTACAGCGCGAATTGCTGCAAACCTTATACAAAACCGGCAAGCCCATTATATTGGTACTGGTACATGGCCGCCCCTGGAGCATCAGTTGGGAAAAAGAAAACATCCCCGCCATATTGGAGGCCTGGTACCCCGGCGAAAAGGGTGGCAGCGCGGTAGCCAATATCCTGTTTGGCAGGGTAAACCCATCGGGCAGGTTAAATGTAAGCATCCCGCAGTCTACCGGGCATATACCGGTATTTTACAATCATGTTAGTTCGGGCAGGGGCTTTTACCATAACCCCGGCTCGGCAAGCAAACCCGGCCAGGATTATGTGTTTGCATCAACAGATGCGCTGTTTCCCTTTGGTTTTGGCTTAAGCTATACCAGCTTTACATACAGCAACCTTAAAACATCAAAAGCCATATTTGCTAAGGGCGATCAGGTAGAGGTATCGGTACAGGTAAGCAACACCGGGGCGGTAGCAGGCAAGGAAGTGGTGCAGCTGTATTTGGGTAATAAGGTAAACTCGGTAACTACGCCGGTAATGGCGCTGAAAGGTTTTGACAAGATAGACCTTAAACCCGGCGAAACCCGAACCGTAAAATTTACCCTTACCCCCGATGATATAGGTATTTGGAATGCCGCGATGAAATGGGTAACCGAACCGGGCACCTTTGATGTGATGATAGGCCGGTCGGCAACAGATATAGTTTTAAAACAAACTTTGGAATACAAGGAATGA
- a CDS encoding TolC family protein: MKNLFNKLGFILLVLTGCSVSKDIETPKTALPVAFRSAATTTDTTSIADVQWKNFFTEPTLQKLIDSAIANNYDMQIAVKNIEASQLLFKQVKWNYVPQVNLNVTATTNRPSDNSLNGLSLGQFLGSKHVEDYSANLGVSWEADIWGKIRNQSKSALAAYLQTNEAKKAIQTNIVAGVSQGYYNLLMLDAQLAIAQKNVKLNDSTLRIIRLQYDAGQVTSLAVQQAEAQRLAAAQLVPVFEQNITIQENALRILTGALPDRIERNASLDVLVIPDNLPAGLPSAIVSRRPDVKTAELALTIANAQVGIAKASMYPSLSITATGGVNSFKASNWFNIPASLFGTVTGGIVQPLLNNKRLKTQYEVAKVDRERTVLQFRQSVLNAVGEVSDALVKIEKLKSQQLIAANRVNTLQQATGNANLLFKNGMANYLEVITAQSNVLQSELELATIKRDQLSAISDLYRSLGGGWN; this comes from the coding sequence ATGAAAAATTTATTTAATAAACTCGGTTTTATACTGCTTGTATTAACCGGTTGTTCTGTTTCAAAAGATATAGAAACACCCAAAACCGCGCTGCCTGTAGCTTTCAGGAGCGCGGCAACCACCACTGATACCACCAGCATAGCTGATGTACAATGGAAGAACTTTTTTACCGAACCTACCCTGCAAAAGCTGATTGACAGCGCTATAGCCAACAATTACGATATGCAGATAGCGGTTAAGAATATAGAAGCATCGCAGCTATTATTTAAACAGGTAAAATGGAACTATGTACCACAGGTTAACCTAAATGTTACAGCTACCACCAACCGCCCGTCAGACAATAGCCTGAACGGTTTAAGCCTGGGCCAGTTTTTGGGCAGCAAGCATGTAGAGGATTACTCGGCTAACCTGGGTGTATCCTGGGAGGCTGATATTTGGGGCAAAATACGCAACCAAAGCAAGAGTGCCTTAGCCGCTTACCTGCAAACCAACGAAGCTAAAAAGGCTATACAAACCAATATCGTAGCCGGCGTATCGCAAGGGTATTATAACCTGCTGATGCTTGATGCTCAGTTAGCTATAGCCCAAAAGAATGTGAAGCTGAATGATAGCACCTTACGTATCATCCGCCTGCAATATGATGCCGGGCAGGTAACCTCACTGGCTGTACAACAAGCTGAAGCACAACGCTTAGCAGCAGCACAACTGGTACCTGTATTTGAGCAGAATATCACCATACAGGAAAACGCGCTGCGCATTTTAACAGGCGCGTTACCCGACAGGATAGAGCGTAACGCCAGCCTTGATGTTTTGGTAATACCTGATAATTTGCCCGCCGGGCTGCCATCGGCTATAGTTAGCCGCAGGCCCGATGTTAAAACCGCCGAACTGGCCCTTACCATCGCCAACGCGCAGGTAGGTATAGCAAAAGCCAGCATGTACCCATCCTTAAGCATTACGGCTACAGGTGGTGTAAACTCCTTTAAAGCAAGCAATTGGTTCAATATTCCGGCATCGTTATTTGGTACGGTTACGGGCGGTATAGTACAGCCCTTGTTGAACAATAAACGACTAAAAACCCAATACGAGGTGGCAAAGGTTGACCGCGAACGGACTGTATTACAGTTTCGCCAGTCGGTGTTAAACGCTGTGGGCGAGGTATCTGACGCGCTTGTAAAGATAGAAAAGCTTAAAAGCCAGCAGCTTATAGCTGCCAACCGTGTTAACACCCTGCAACAGGCTACCGGCAATGCCAACCTACTGTTTAAAAACGGCATGGCTAACTATCTGGAAGTGATTACCGCCCAAAGCAATGTGTTGCAAAGTGAGCTGGAACTGGCTACTATTAAGCGCGATCAGCTAAGCGCTATATCCGATTTATACCGCTCTTTGGGCGGCGGCTGGAACTAA
- a CDS encoding efflux RND transporter permease subunit: MFQKFIERPVLSTVISILLVIVGVLGLTKLPLQMFPDIAPPAVLVTAVYPGANAETVLRSVAPSLEESINGVENMSYMSSTASNDGSLAITVYFKQGTNPDQAAVNVQNRVTQATSQLPAEVVQQGITTVKQQNSLIGAVGIYTEDPKKYDQTFVANYAQINIIPEIKRIPGIGSAVIFGGVKDYSMRVWLNPTQMATYKITPAEVMAAIQDKNLEAAPGKLGERSNEVFEYVIKYKGKLTKPEEYDNIAIRANADGSVLHLRDVARVELGAYSYTSATHLNGKDGIGIGLIQLAGSNANEIQLAVDKVMEKAAKDFPAGIKWNQFYRTKTALDESISQVQHTLIEAFVLVFIVVFIFLQDFRSTLIPAIAVPVAILGTFFFMNIFGFSINLLTMFALVLAIGIVVDDAIVVVEAVHAKMENDHLGPKEATTKAMKEITGAIISITLVMAAVFLPVGFMSGSTGIFYRQFAFTMSIAIVISAINALTLSPALAALFLKSNHTNTEGEVVKKKSFTEKFNAGFNSSFSAITSRYIGGVKFLIKNKWISMGGLALITAATIYLVSTTKSGFIPTEDQGFVAISVSTPSGTSLDGTTKILNTAEAKLRALPSARFVTAISGFNLLTNSNSPSAAVVFVLLKPNEDRGQVKDINAIQNIIRGELGAVTGASFFVFSFPTVPGFSNVEALDLVLQDKTGGKLDKFSGVANEFIGKLMTKPAIAFAFTSFKADYPQLQLEVDDEKANQLGVNVKDILQTMQAYFGSAQASDFNRFGKYYRVVVQADIADRTDPASIDRVFVKNKTGEMVPINTLVKLTRVYGSETASRYNLFNSIQINAIPKPGYSSGDAIKAIQETAKEQLPSGFAYEFSGQTREEISSGGQSAIVFMLCLVFVYFLLSAQYESYILPLAVILSIPTGIFGVFVVLGLTGIENNIYVQVALIMLIGLLAKNAILIIEFAVQRRKAGYGLIDSALEAAKLRLRPIIMTSMAFVFGLFPMSIATGPSAQGNHSISIGAAGGMVSGVLLGLFIIPVLFVIFQHLQEKITGAPILRHLDKPAQGHDKSEAELQNEYSA; encoded by the coding sequence ATGTTTCAAAAATTCATAGAAAGGCCGGTACTATCAACCGTTATCTCCATACTGTTGGTGATAGTGGGCGTACTGGGCTTAACCAAATTGCCCTTACAGATGTTCCCGGATATTGCCCCGCCGGCAGTATTGGTAACTGCTGTATACCCCGGCGCTAATGCCGAAACCGTGCTTCGCTCGGTTGCACCATCGTTAGAAGAATCAATAAACGGTGTTGAGAACATGAGCTACATGAGCTCGACCGCAAGTAACGATGGATCGTTAGCCATAACAGTATACTTTAAACAGGGTACCAACCCCGACCAGGCTGCCGTAAACGTACAAAACCGTGTTACACAGGCCACAAGCCAGTTACCGGCAGAAGTGGTACAACAAGGTATTACTACTGTTAAACAACAAAACAGTTTAATAGGTGCCGTAGGTATTTATACCGAGGACCCTAAAAAGTACGATCAAACGTTTGTTGCCAACTACGCGCAGATCAATATCATCCCCGAAATTAAACGTATACCGGGCATTGGTTCGGCCGTAATATTTGGTGGTGTTAAAGATTACTCGATGCGTGTTTGGTTAAACCCAACACAAATGGCTACCTACAAAATTACCCCTGCCGAGGTAATGGCAGCCATACAAGATAAAAACTTAGAAGCCGCCCCCGGTAAATTAGGCGAGCGCAGCAACGAGGTTTTTGAATACGTTATTAAATATAAAGGTAAACTAACCAAACCCGAAGAATACGACAACATTGCTATCCGTGCAAATGCAGATGGATCTGTACTGCACTTAAGGGATGTTGCCCGTGTTGAACTGGGTGCCTACTCTTATACCAGCGCTACCCACCTAAATGGTAAAGATGGTATTGGTATCGGTTTGATACAATTAGCCGGTTCAAATGCCAACGAAATTCAGTTAGCGGTAGATAAGGTGATGGAAAAGGCAGCCAAAGATTTCCCTGCCGGTATTAAATGGAACCAGTTTTATCGTACCAAAACAGCTTTAGATGAATCGATATCGCAGGTGCAGCACACGCTGATAGAGGCTTTTGTGCTGGTATTCATTGTGGTGTTCATCTTCCTGCAAGATTTCAGGTCGACGCTTATCCCTGCTATTGCCGTTCCGGTGGCTATTTTGGGCACTTTCTTTTTCATGAACATATTTGGTTTTAGCATTAACCTGTTAACCATGTTTGCGCTGGTGCTTGCCATTGGTATTGTGGTAGATGATGCTATTGTGGTGGTTGAGGCAGTGCATGCCAAAATGGAAAATGATCACCTTGGGCCAAAAGAGGCCACTACAAAGGCCATGAAAGAAATTACAGGTGCCATTATATCAATTACCCTGGTAATGGCAGCGGTGTTTTTACCTGTTGGTTTCATGAGCGGATCTACAGGTATCTTTTACAGGCAGTTCGCCTTTACCATGTCGATAGCTATTGTTATATCGGCTATCAACGCTTTAACATTAAGCCCGGCGCTGGCTGCTTTGTTCCTAAAAAGCAACCACACCAATACAGAGGGCGAAGTAGTTAAAAAGAAAAGCTTTACCGAAAAATTTAACGCGGGTTTTAACAGCAGCTTTAGTGCTATTACCAGCAGATATATTGGTGGTGTAAAGTTCCTGATCAAAAACAAATGGATAAGCATGGGTGGTTTAGCTTTAATAACCGCCGCTACTATTTATTTGGTAAGTACCACCAAATCAGGCTTCATCCCAACAGAAGATCAGGGTTTTGTGGCTATCTCGGTATCTACCCCATCGGGTACTTCGTTAGATGGTACCACCAAAATACTGAACACAGCCGAAGCCAAATTAAGGGCATTACCGTCTGCAAGGTTTGTTACCGCTATCTCTGGCTTCAACTTGTTAACCAACTCTAACAGCCCATCTGCCGCTGTTGTGTTTGTGTTGTTAAAACCGAATGAAGACCGTGGCCAGGTAAAGGATATCAACGCTATACAAAACATTATTCGCGGCGAATTAGGTGCTGTAACCGGCGCAAGCTTCTTTGTATTCAGCTTTCCAACTGTACCGGGCTTCAGTAACGTAGAGGCCTTAGACCTTGTTTTACAGGATAAAACCGGTGGCAAGCTGGATAAATTTAGCGGCGTAGCCAACGAGTTTATAGGCAAATTGATGACCAAACCGGCCATCGCCTTTGCATTTACCTCATTTAAAGCTGATTACCCGCAACTGCAATTAGAAGTTGACGACGAAAAAGCTAACCAGTTAGGCGTAAATGTGAAAGACATTTTACAAACCATGCAGGCTTACTTTGGTAGCGCGCAAGCGTCAGACTTCAACCGCTTTGGTAAATACTATCGTGTTGTGGTACAAGCTGATATTGCCGACCGTACCGACCCTGCATCTATCGACCGTGTATTTGTAAAAAACAAAACAGGCGAAATGGTGCCTATCAACACACTGGTAAAATTAACCCGTGTATATGGTTCCGAAACGGCTTCACGTTATAACTTGTTCAACTCAATACAAATCAACGCTATTCCTAAACCGGGTTATAGCTCAGGCGATGCCATTAAAGCTATACAGGAAACAGCCAAAGAGCAGTTACCATCGGGCTTTGCCTACGAGTTCTCGGGCCAAACCCGCGAAGAGATATCATCAGGCGGACAATCGGCCATTGTGTTTATGCTTTGTTTGGTGTTTGTATACTTTTTGCTGTCAGCACAGTACGAAAGTTATATACTACCATTAGCCGTTATCCTGTCTATCCCTACAGGTATATTTGGTGTGTTTGTGGTATTAGGTTTAACCGGTATCGAAAACAACATTTACGTACAGGTTGCATTAATAATGCTGATAGGTTTATTAGCTAAAAACGCCATCCTGATCATCGAATTTGCCGTACAACGCCGCAAGGCCGGTTACGGGTTAATCGACTCAGCATTAGAGGCTGCCAAGCTAAGGCTTCGCCCAATTATCATGACATCTATGGCCTTTGTGTTCGGTTTGTTCCCTATGAGCATTGCTACCGGCCCATCGGCACAAGGTAATCACTCTATTAGTATTGGTGCCGCAGGTGGTATGGTATCGGGGGTATTATTGGGCTTGTTTATTATACCGGTGCTGTTTGTGATATTCCAGCACTTGCAGGAAAAGATAACAGGTGCACCTATATTAAGGCACCTGGATAAACCGGCACAGGGGCATGATAAGTCAGAAGCTGAACTGCAAAACGAATATTCGGCTTAA